CGGTGATCCACGACACCCTGTCGTTCGGCATCCTGGTTGAGATTCCCGATTCCGAGCAGGGCAAGTCGGTGCTCAAGGACATCCTGTTCAAGGGTTATGAACTGGATCAGCAAGTGCGCTTCACCCCGGTGTCCGAAGAGGATTACCAGCAGTGGGTGGGCAATCAGGGCAAGAAACGCCATATCGTTACCCTGCTGACGCGCAAGGTCACCGCTGGCCAGTTGCAGGCGGTTAGCGCGATCACCGCCAAATATGGCCTGAACATCGACCATATCGACCGTCTGTCGGGGCGCATGCCGCTGGACACGCCGGCCGACAAGGGCAAGGGGTGCATCGAGTTTTCCGTACGTGGCGAAGCGGCCGATCCGCAGGCCCTGCGCGCCGAATTCCTCAGCGTTGCGCAGGAATTGAACGTCGATATCGCCTTTCAGGAAGATTCGCTATTCCGCCGTAACCGCCGTCTGGCTGTTTTCGACATGGACTCGACGCTGATCGAAGCGGAAGTGATCGACGAATTGGCCAAGGCGGCCGGCGTAGGTGATCGGGTTTCGGAGATCACTGAACGCGCCATGGCCGGCGAATTGGATTTCCGCGCCAGCTTCAAGGAGCGTCTGGCGCTGCTCAAGGGCCTCGACGTCAGTGTGCTCGACTCGATCGGCGCCTCGCTGCGCCTGACCGAAGGCGCTGAAACCCTGTTTGCCGAACTCAAGCGCCTGGGTTACAAAACCGCGATTCTCTCGGGTGGCTTCACGTATTTCGCCAAGCAGCTGCAAGCCAGGCTTGGCATCGACTACGTGTTCGCCAACGAGCTGGAAGTGGTCGACGGCAAGTGCACCGGCGTGGCGATCGAGCCGATTGTCGATGCACAGCGCAAGGCTGACTTGCTTAAGGAGCTGGCGCACAAGGAAGGCTTGCGCCTGGAACAGACCATTGCTGTCGGCGACGGTGCCAACGACTTGCCGATGCTGGCGATTGCCGGGCTGGGCGTGGCGTTCCGCGCCAAGCCGCTGGTGAAGCAATCGGCGAAGCAGGCGATTTCAACGCTGGGTCTGGATGGTGTGTTGTATCTTCTGGGTTTCCGCGATCGCGACGGGCAGCTCTAAGATCTCGATAAGCTGATCTGGCCTCTTCGCGAGCAAGCTCGCTCCCACATTTGAAATGCATTTGAATGTGGGAGCGAGCTTGCTCGCGAAGGCCGCACCTCGGTCTAAAGCGAATTCCACAACGAATCGAAATCCTCTTCACCCCCGCCATTCTGCGCAGTATCCAGCGAGCGATAGGCGAACTGGTTGAAGCTGTGCGTACTCGCCACCCGCCGATCCAGCCCCGCGCGGTGTTCCTCGCCCTGAGTGTTGATCAAAACCTTGTTGCCTTCCTGAAAAGGCAGGCGCGGGGCAAGTACGGTGGCCGGCACGTCGATCGCGCTGATCTCCGGCAGCAGCAAAGCGCGCAAATAATGGCCGTGATCGTCCTTTGAACGCACCAGTTGCAGCCCACACGGCTGGGCGTGTGGCGCGACCAGTTCGATGCCCATCTGCGTGCCGCTGCCGCGTACCTGGCGGATCCAGCGAATCACTGCAATGCTCCAGCCTCTGCTTTCGCTGTCCTGAATGCCGAGCATTTCCCCGGCCTGCAATTCGGCGGGCACCTCGCTCGGCCAGGCCAGGCAATAACCGCCGGGGCTATGATTGATCACGGGCAAGGCATAAAGCGGATAGTTTGGCGTGTTGCCGGGGCTTTCGTCTTCTACCAATTGGTCGTACTGGATTTCCTCGTACGGCAACAGCTCATCGTTGCTTTGCGGTGCCGCGTCGAATGCCTGGCTCCAGCTGTCCTTTTCCCCGTTGGCTACGACGCGGCTGAAATTCGCCGCGCGGGCCACCGGATGTTTAAGCAATTCGCTGAAGGTGCGCTCGCCGCCGAGGTAGAAGTGCAGGGCGCTCATGCCGACGCACACGGTCAACGTGCCTTGGCCGGCGCTGCGCTGAAAGCTGCGCTCGGCGGCCTGCCCCCAGGTGGCGTGCAGATGTTGCAGGGTGTCGACGCTGAGCCCTGCAGAGAGGGGCAACGGCGTGGTTGTCGGTTGCTGCTGTAAATGCGCTTCGAGGTTATTCACCAGCGGTTGCGGGTCGAAGCCCATCAGCTCGCTCTGTTGTTCGCTGCGAAACATCTTGCGGTAACGCGGGCCGACATCGAGTTCCGCGCTGACCGCAAACAGACCGTCATTGGCGCGATCGGGATACAGCGTGAGCAGCGCGCTCCACGGCTCGATCACCTCGGCGAGTCTGGCAATCTGGCTCTGGCGTAACTGATTGCAACGGGCGCTGCCCAAGAGCAGAGCGGCAATGTAGGTCTGTTCGACGCTCAGTTCGCTGGTCAAAAACGCCAGATCATCGCGCAGCCGCCGTTGTTGCAGCTGTAATTGCGCAGCGCTGCGATACAACTGATGCAATTCGAGCCACACGTGTTCCGGCGGTGAACTGTACAGCTGCGTGGCGCGTACCAGTTGCGCCTTCAGGGCATGCGCGGCGCGCTGCAAGGCGGTGCTGACCAGCGTCGCGCGGTCCTTGCTGTATTTCGGCAGGATACGCAGGACGATCTGCTTATAACCGATG
This genomic interval from Pseudomonas koreensis contains the following:
- a CDS encoding molecular chaperone — encoded protein: MSQTLFSPKLRAPTPTQTRLSFCDASPRDLKRWIAGLPKANIGETARLLYQGLGELNLLLTPSDNRLQLLELLRPEVYFVCLHLERHFLHQAIMLDERSRKVSNLCQALQGQLAIGYKQIVLRILPKYSKDRATLVSTALQRAAHALKAQLVRATQLYSSPPEHVWLELHQLYRSAAQLQLQQRRLRDDLAFLTSELSVEQTYIAALLLGSARCNQLRQSQIARLAEVIEPWSALLTLYPDRANDGLFAVSAELDVGPRYRKMFRSEQQSELMGFDPQPLVNNLEAHLQQQPTTTPLPLSAGLSVDTLQHLHATWGQAAERSFQRSAGQGTLTVCVGMSALHFYLGGERTFSELLKHPVARAANFSRVVANGEKDSWSQAFDAAPQSNDELLPYEEIQYDQLVEDESPGNTPNYPLYALPVINHSPGGYCLAWPSEVPAELQAGEMLGIQDSESRGWSIAVIRWIRQVRGSGTQMGIELVAPHAQPCGLQLVRSKDDHGHYLRALLLPEISAIDVPATVLAPRLPFQEGNKVLINTQGEEHRAGLDRRVASTHSFNQFAYRSLDTAQNGGGEEDFDSLWNSL
- the serB gene encoding phosphoserine phosphatase SerB; its protein translation is MREIVLINITGVDRPGLTAAITGVLAQGGVNILDIGQAVIHDTLSFGILVEIPDSEQGKSVLKDILFKGYELDQQVRFTPVSEEDYQQWVGNQGKKRHIVTLLTRKVTAGQLQAVSAITAKYGLNIDHIDRLSGRMPLDTPADKGKGCIEFSVRGEAADPQALRAEFLSVAQELNVDIAFQEDSLFRRNRRLAVFDMDSTLIEAEVIDELAKAAGVGDRVSEITERAMAGELDFRASFKERLALLKGLDVSVLDSIGASLRLTEGAETLFAELKRLGYKTAILSGGFTYFAKQLQARLGIDYVFANELEVVDGKCTGVAIEPIVDAQRKADLLKELAHKEGLRLEQTIAVGDGANDLPMLAIAGLGVAFRAKPLVKQSAKQAISTLGLDGVLYLLGFRDRDGQL